A window from Pangasianodon hypophthalmus isolate fPanHyp1 chromosome 4, fPanHyp1.pri, whole genome shotgun sequence encodes these proteins:
- the mtmr1a gene encoding myotubularin-related protein 1a isoform X7, producing MEKQACSGSENPAIPPVPRKPRALAVNIAPRQDSSDSVDSPTGSHVEWCKQLIAATISSQISSSAIPEIVNRDCKQAFKDMQRPVPMDEVPLVPGESIKITAKDVMYICPFTGAVTGTLTITDYKLYFMSLERDHPFVLNVNLGAISRLETISVQSHGENTQGMEIVCKDMRSPRFAYKKEEQSKLEIVETLTKCAFPLFNDLPLFAFQYTEKYLVEGWKVYDPVSEYKRMGLPNESWTISKINSNYEVCDTYPALLVIPTSIKDDELKRVAAFRAKHRIPVLSWIHPESQATIVRCSQPLVGPSDRRCKEDERYLQTIMDANAQSHKLSIFDARQNSVADTNKAKDGGYESESFYPNAELNFLDIPNIHVMRESLRKLKEVVYPTINEPHWHSAVDATHWLEYIRLLLAGAVRIADKVECSKSSVVVHCSDGWDRTAQLTSLAMLMLDSYYRTLRGFQVLIEKEWISFGHKFASRVGHGDENHANSERSPLFVQFIDCVWQMMRQFPSAFEFNELFLITILDHLYSCLFGTFLYNSEQERVEKEVQTKTISLWSYVNSQPEDFTNPFYVDYKNQVLYPLASLRHLELWVGYYVRWNPRMRPQMPVHQNLKELLFLRAELQKKVEELQREATSSRSISSSEHASSSSHGGTPLHTAV from the exons ATGGAGAAACAGGCGTGTTCTGGCTCCGAGAATCCCGCGATACCGCCGGTTCCGAGGAAGCCGCGGGCTCTGGCAGTAAACATCGCGCCTCGACAAGACAGCAGCGACTCGGTGGACAG ccCCACAGGCTCTCATGTTGAATGGTGTAAACAGCTGATTGCTGCCACAATCTCCAGCCAGATCTCAAGCTCCGCTATTCCTGAGATTGTGAACCGTGACTGCAAG CAGGCATTTAAAGACATGCAGAGGCCAGTTCCCATGGATGAGGTTCCACTAGTCCCTGGGGAGAGCATTAAAATAACTG CTAAAGATGTGATGTATATCTGTCCGTTCACTGGAGCCGTGACAGGCACGCTCACAATCACCGACTACAAGCTTTACTTCATGAGTCTTGAGAGG GATCATCCCTTTGTGCTGAATGTGAATTTGGGAGCGATAAGCCGGTTGGAGACCATCAGTGTTCAGAGTCATGGGGAGAATACGCAGGGAATGGAGATCGTCTGCAAG GACATGAGGAGTCCTAGGTTTGCCTATAAGAAGGAGGAACAGAGCAAACTGGAAATTGTCGAGACACTTACCAAGTGCGCCTTCCCGCTGTTCAATGATCTG CCCCTGTTTGCTTTCCAATACACGGAAAAGTATCTTGTAGAGGGATGGAAGGTTTATGACCCAGTATCAGAGTACAAGAGAATG GGTCTGCCCAATGAAAGTTGGACTATCAGTAAGATAAACAGTAATTATGAAGTGTGTGACACATATCCTGCACTCCTGGTCATCCCAACTAGTATCAAAGATGACGAGCTTAAAAGAGTGGCGGCTTTCAGGGCCAAGCATCGCATACCG GTCCTCTCTTGGATCCATCCTGAGAGTCAGGCCACGATTGTGCGCTGCAGTCAGCCGCTGGTGGGCCCCTCAGACCGCCGCTGCAAAGAGGACGAGCGCTACCTGCAGACCATCATGGACGCCAACGCACAGTCACACAAGCTGAGCATATTTGACGCAAGGCAGAACAGTGTCGCTGACACTAAtaag GCTAAAGATGGTGGCTATGAGAGCGAAAGTTTCTATCCCAATGCGGAGCTGAATTTCCTGGATATTCCCAACATCCATGTGATGCGGGAGTCTCTGCGCAAGCTGAAGGAGGTGGTCTACCCCACCATAAACGAACCTCACTGGCACTCTGCTGTAGATGCCACGCACTGGCTGGAGTATATcagg ctgttatTAGCAGGTGCAGTGCGTATAGCGGATAAGGTTGAATGCAGTAAGAGCTCGGTGGTGGTGCACTGCAGTGACGGCTGGGACCGTACGGCTCAGCTCACCTCTCTGGCCATGCTGATGCTGGACTCGTACTACCGCACGCTCAGGGGCTTCCAGGTGCTGATCGAGAAGGAGTGGATCAGCTTCGGACACAAGTTCGCCTCG CGTGTTGGCCATGGAGATGAGAATCACGCCAACTCTGAAAGATCCCCTCTCTTTGTGCAGTTCATCGACTGTGTGTGGCAGATGATGAGACAG tttCCTTCTGCCTTCGAGTTCAATGAGCTTTTCCTCATTACCATCCTGGACCACCTCTACAGCTGCCTGTTTGGTACATTCCTCTACAACAGTGAACAGGAGAGAGTGGAAAAG GAAGTACAGACTAAAACGATATCATTGTGGTCCTACGTTAACAGTCAGCCGGAGGACTTTACTAACCCGTTCTATGTGGACTATAAAAACCAGGTGCTGTATCCACTGGCCAGTCTCAGACATCTGGAGCTCTGGGTGGGTTACTATGTGCGCTGGAACCCACGCATGAGACCACAG
- the mtmr1a gene encoding myotubularin-related protein 1a isoform X3 gives MEKQACSGSENPAIPPVPRKPRALAVNIAPRQDSSDSVDSPTGSHVEWCKQLIAATISSQISSSAIPEIVNRDCKIGWKLEHRVSKRPNLRQAFKDMQRPVPMDEVPLVPGESIKITAKDVMYICPFTGAVTGTLTITDYKLYFMSLERDHPFVLNVNLGAISRLETISVQSHGENTQGMEIVCKDMRSPRFAYKKEEQSKLEIVETLTKCAFPLFNDLPLFAFQYTEKYLVEGWKVYDPVSEYKRMGLPNESWTISKINSNYEVCDTYPALLVIPTSIKDDELKRVAAFRAKHRIPVLSWIHPESQATIVRCSQPLVGPSDRRCKEDERYLQTIMDANAQSHKLSIFDARQNSVADTNKAKDGGYESESFYPNAELNFLDIPNIHVMRESLRKLKEVVYPTINEPHWHSAVDATHWLEYIRLLLAGAVRIADKVECSKSSVVVHCSDGWDRTAQLTSLAMLMLDSYYRTLRGFQVLIEKEWISFGHKFASRVGHGDENHANSERSPLFVQFIDCVWQMMRQFPSAFEFNELFLITILDHLYSCLFGTFLYNSEQERVEKEVQTKTISLWSYVNSQPEDFTNPFYVDYKNQVLYPLASLRHLELWVGYYVRWNPRMRPQMPVHQNLKELLFLRAELQKKVEELQREATSSRSISSSEHASSSSHGGTPLHTAV, from the exons ATGGAGAAACAGGCGTGTTCTGGCTCCGAGAATCCCGCGATACCGCCGGTTCCGAGGAAGCCGCGGGCTCTGGCAGTAAACATCGCGCCTCGACAAGACAGCAGCGACTCGGTGGACAG ccCCACAGGCTCTCATGTTGAATGGTGTAAACAGCTGATTGCTGCCACAATCTCCAGCCAGATCTCAAGCTCCGCTATTCCTGAGATTGTGAACCGTGACTGCAAG ATTGGGTGGAAGCTAGAGCATAGG GTATCCAAGAGGCCTAATTTGAGG CAGGCATTTAAAGACATGCAGAGGCCAGTTCCCATGGATGAGGTTCCACTAGTCCCTGGGGAGAGCATTAAAATAACTG CTAAAGATGTGATGTATATCTGTCCGTTCACTGGAGCCGTGACAGGCACGCTCACAATCACCGACTACAAGCTTTACTTCATGAGTCTTGAGAGG GATCATCCCTTTGTGCTGAATGTGAATTTGGGAGCGATAAGCCGGTTGGAGACCATCAGTGTTCAGAGTCATGGGGAGAATACGCAGGGAATGGAGATCGTCTGCAAG GACATGAGGAGTCCTAGGTTTGCCTATAAGAAGGAGGAACAGAGCAAACTGGAAATTGTCGAGACACTTACCAAGTGCGCCTTCCCGCTGTTCAATGATCTG CCCCTGTTTGCTTTCCAATACACGGAAAAGTATCTTGTAGAGGGATGGAAGGTTTATGACCCAGTATCAGAGTACAAGAGAATG GGTCTGCCCAATGAAAGTTGGACTATCAGTAAGATAAACAGTAATTATGAAGTGTGTGACACATATCCTGCACTCCTGGTCATCCCAACTAGTATCAAAGATGACGAGCTTAAAAGAGTGGCGGCTTTCAGGGCCAAGCATCGCATACCG GTCCTCTCTTGGATCCATCCTGAGAGTCAGGCCACGATTGTGCGCTGCAGTCAGCCGCTGGTGGGCCCCTCAGACCGCCGCTGCAAAGAGGACGAGCGCTACCTGCAGACCATCATGGACGCCAACGCACAGTCACACAAGCTGAGCATATTTGACGCAAGGCAGAACAGTGTCGCTGACACTAAtaag GCTAAAGATGGTGGCTATGAGAGCGAAAGTTTCTATCCCAATGCGGAGCTGAATTTCCTGGATATTCCCAACATCCATGTGATGCGGGAGTCTCTGCGCAAGCTGAAGGAGGTGGTCTACCCCACCATAAACGAACCTCACTGGCACTCTGCTGTAGATGCCACGCACTGGCTGGAGTATATcagg ctgttatTAGCAGGTGCAGTGCGTATAGCGGATAAGGTTGAATGCAGTAAGAGCTCGGTGGTGGTGCACTGCAGTGACGGCTGGGACCGTACGGCTCAGCTCACCTCTCTGGCCATGCTGATGCTGGACTCGTACTACCGCACGCTCAGGGGCTTCCAGGTGCTGATCGAGAAGGAGTGGATCAGCTTCGGACACAAGTTCGCCTCG CGTGTTGGCCATGGAGATGAGAATCACGCCAACTCTGAAAGATCCCCTCTCTTTGTGCAGTTCATCGACTGTGTGTGGCAGATGATGAGACAG tttCCTTCTGCCTTCGAGTTCAATGAGCTTTTCCTCATTACCATCCTGGACCACCTCTACAGCTGCCTGTTTGGTACATTCCTCTACAACAGTGAACAGGAGAGAGTGGAAAAG GAAGTACAGACTAAAACGATATCATTGTGGTCCTACGTTAACAGTCAGCCGGAGGACTTTACTAACCCGTTCTATGTGGACTATAAAAACCAGGTGCTGTATCCACTGGCCAGTCTCAGACATCTGGAGCTCTGGGTGGGTTACTATGTGCGCTGGAACCCACGCATGAGACCACAG
- the mtmr1a gene encoding myotubularin-related protein 1a isoform X1 — MEKQACSGSENPAIPPVPRKPRALAVNIAPRQDSSDSVDSPTGSHVEWCKQLIAATISSQISSSAIPEIVNRDCKVSKRPNLRSQDSREEHSYEGDSDTELPPHALQAFKDMQRPVPMDEVPLVPGESIKITAKDVMYICPFTGAVTGTLTITDYKLYFMSLERDHPFVLNVNLGAISRLETISVQSHGENTQGMEIVCKDMRSPRFAYKKEEQSKLEIVETLTKCAFPLFNDLPLFAFQYTEKYLVEGWKVYDPVSEYKRMGLPNESWTISKINSNYEVCDTYPALLVIPTSIKDDELKRVAAFRAKHRIPVLSWIHPESQATIVRCSQPLVGPSDRRCKEDERYLQTIMDANAQSHKLSIFDARQNSVADTNKAKDGGYESESFYPNAELNFLDIPNIHVMRESLRKLKEVVYPTINEPHWHSAVDATHWLEYIRLLLAGAVRIADKVECSKSSVVVHCSDGWDRTAQLTSLAMLMLDSYYRTLRGFQVLIEKEWISFGHKFASRVGHGDENHANSERSPLFVQFIDCVWQMMRQFPSAFEFNELFLITILDHLYSCLFGTFLYNSEQERVEKEVQTKTISLWSYVNSQPEDFTNPFYVDYKNQVLYPLASLRHLELWVGYYVRWNPRMRPQMPVHQNLKELLFLRAELQKKVEELQREATSSRSISSSEHASSSSHGGTPLHTAV; from the exons ATGGAGAAACAGGCGTGTTCTGGCTCCGAGAATCCCGCGATACCGCCGGTTCCGAGGAAGCCGCGGGCTCTGGCAGTAAACATCGCGCCTCGACAAGACAGCAGCGACTCGGTGGACAG ccCCACAGGCTCTCATGTTGAATGGTGTAAACAGCTGATTGCTGCCACAATCTCCAGCCAGATCTCAAGCTCCGCTATTCCTGAGATTGTGAACCGTGACTGCAAG GTATCCAAGAGGCCTAATTTGAGG TCTCAGGACTCTAGAGAGGAACATAGCTATGAGGGTGACAGTGACACTGAGCTGCCTCCTCACGCTCTG CAGGCATTTAAAGACATGCAGAGGCCAGTTCCCATGGATGAGGTTCCACTAGTCCCTGGGGAGAGCATTAAAATAACTG CTAAAGATGTGATGTATATCTGTCCGTTCACTGGAGCCGTGACAGGCACGCTCACAATCACCGACTACAAGCTTTACTTCATGAGTCTTGAGAGG GATCATCCCTTTGTGCTGAATGTGAATTTGGGAGCGATAAGCCGGTTGGAGACCATCAGTGTTCAGAGTCATGGGGAGAATACGCAGGGAATGGAGATCGTCTGCAAG GACATGAGGAGTCCTAGGTTTGCCTATAAGAAGGAGGAACAGAGCAAACTGGAAATTGTCGAGACACTTACCAAGTGCGCCTTCCCGCTGTTCAATGATCTG CCCCTGTTTGCTTTCCAATACACGGAAAAGTATCTTGTAGAGGGATGGAAGGTTTATGACCCAGTATCAGAGTACAAGAGAATG GGTCTGCCCAATGAAAGTTGGACTATCAGTAAGATAAACAGTAATTATGAAGTGTGTGACACATATCCTGCACTCCTGGTCATCCCAACTAGTATCAAAGATGACGAGCTTAAAAGAGTGGCGGCTTTCAGGGCCAAGCATCGCATACCG GTCCTCTCTTGGATCCATCCTGAGAGTCAGGCCACGATTGTGCGCTGCAGTCAGCCGCTGGTGGGCCCCTCAGACCGCCGCTGCAAAGAGGACGAGCGCTACCTGCAGACCATCATGGACGCCAACGCACAGTCACACAAGCTGAGCATATTTGACGCAAGGCAGAACAGTGTCGCTGACACTAAtaag GCTAAAGATGGTGGCTATGAGAGCGAAAGTTTCTATCCCAATGCGGAGCTGAATTTCCTGGATATTCCCAACATCCATGTGATGCGGGAGTCTCTGCGCAAGCTGAAGGAGGTGGTCTACCCCACCATAAACGAACCTCACTGGCACTCTGCTGTAGATGCCACGCACTGGCTGGAGTATATcagg ctgttatTAGCAGGTGCAGTGCGTATAGCGGATAAGGTTGAATGCAGTAAGAGCTCGGTGGTGGTGCACTGCAGTGACGGCTGGGACCGTACGGCTCAGCTCACCTCTCTGGCCATGCTGATGCTGGACTCGTACTACCGCACGCTCAGGGGCTTCCAGGTGCTGATCGAGAAGGAGTGGATCAGCTTCGGACACAAGTTCGCCTCG CGTGTTGGCCATGGAGATGAGAATCACGCCAACTCTGAAAGATCCCCTCTCTTTGTGCAGTTCATCGACTGTGTGTGGCAGATGATGAGACAG tttCCTTCTGCCTTCGAGTTCAATGAGCTTTTCCTCATTACCATCCTGGACCACCTCTACAGCTGCCTGTTTGGTACATTCCTCTACAACAGTGAACAGGAGAGAGTGGAAAAG GAAGTACAGACTAAAACGATATCATTGTGGTCCTACGTTAACAGTCAGCCGGAGGACTTTACTAACCCGTTCTATGTGGACTATAAAAACCAGGTGCTGTATCCACTGGCCAGTCTCAGACATCTGGAGCTCTGGGTGGGTTACTATGTGCGCTGGAACCCACGCATGAGACCACAG
- the mtmr1a gene encoding myotubularin-related protein 1a isoform X5, which yields MEKQACSGSENPAIPPVPRKPRALAVNIAPRQDSSDSVDSPTGSHVEWCKQLIAATISSQISSSAIPEIVNRDCKVSKRPNLRQAFKDMQRPVPMDEVPLVPGESIKITAKDVMYICPFTGAVTGTLTITDYKLYFMSLERDHPFVLNVNLGAISRLETISVQSHGENTQGMEIVCKDMRSPRFAYKKEEQSKLEIVETLTKCAFPLFNDLPLFAFQYTEKYLVEGWKVYDPVSEYKRMGLPNESWTISKINSNYEVCDTYPALLVIPTSIKDDELKRVAAFRAKHRIPVLSWIHPESQATIVRCSQPLVGPSDRRCKEDERYLQTIMDANAQSHKLSIFDARQNSVADTNKAKDGGYESESFYPNAELNFLDIPNIHVMRESLRKLKEVVYPTINEPHWHSAVDATHWLEYIRLLLAGAVRIADKVECSKSSVVVHCSDGWDRTAQLTSLAMLMLDSYYRTLRGFQVLIEKEWISFGHKFASRVGHGDENHANSERSPLFVQFIDCVWQMMRQFPSAFEFNELFLITILDHLYSCLFGTFLYNSEQERVEKEVQTKTISLWSYVNSQPEDFTNPFYVDYKNQVLYPLASLRHLELWVGYYVRWNPRMRPQMPVHQNLKELLFLRAELQKKVEELQREATSSRSISSSEHASSSSHGGTPLHTAV from the exons ATGGAGAAACAGGCGTGTTCTGGCTCCGAGAATCCCGCGATACCGCCGGTTCCGAGGAAGCCGCGGGCTCTGGCAGTAAACATCGCGCCTCGACAAGACAGCAGCGACTCGGTGGACAG ccCCACAGGCTCTCATGTTGAATGGTGTAAACAGCTGATTGCTGCCACAATCTCCAGCCAGATCTCAAGCTCCGCTATTCCTGAGATTGTGAACCGTGACTGCAAG GTATCCAAGAGGCCTAATTTGAGG CAGGCATTTAAAGACATGCAGAGGCCAGTTCCCATGGATGAGGTTCCACTAGTCCCTGGGGAGAGCATTAAAATAACTG CTAAAGATGTGATGTATATCTGTCCGTTCACTGGAGCCGTGACAGGCACGCTCACAATCACCGACTACAAGCTTTACTTCATGAGTCTTGAGAGG GATCATCCCTTTGTGCTGAATGTGAATTTGGGAGCGATAAGCCGGTTGGAGACCATCAGTGTTCAGAGTCATGGGGAGAATACGCAGGGAATGGAGATCGTCTGCAAG GACATGAGGAGTCCTAGGTTTGCCTATAAGAAGGAGGAACAGAGCAAACTGGAAATTGTCGAGACACTTACCAAGTGCGCCTTCCCGCTGTTCAATGATCTG CCCCTGTTTGCTTTCCAATACACGGAAAAGTATCTTGTAGAGGGATGGAAGGTTTATGACCCAGTATCAGAGTACAAGAGAATG GGTCTGCCCAATGAAAGTTGGACTATCAGTAAGATAAACAGTAATTATGAAGTGTGTGACACATATCCTGCACTCCTGGTCATCCCAACTAGTATCAAAGATGACGAGCTTAAAAGAGTGGCGGCTTTCAGGGCCAAGCATCGCATACCG GTCCTCTCTTGGATCCATCCTGAGAGTCAGGCCACGATTGTGCGCTGCAGTCAGCCGCTGGTGGGCCCCTCAGACCGCCGCTGCAAAGAGGACGAGCGCTACCTGCAGACCATCATGGACGCCAACGCACAGTCACACAAGCTGAGCATATTTGACGCAAGGCAGAACAGTGTCGCTGACACTAAtaag GCTAAAGATGGTGGCTATGAGAGCGAAAGTTTCTATCCCAATGCGGAGCTGAATTTCCTGGATATTCCCAACATCCATGTGATGCGGGAGTCTCTGCGCAAGCTGAAGGAGGTGGTCTACCCCACCATAAACGAACCTCACTGGCACTCTGCTGTAGATGCCACGCACTGGCTGGAGTATATcagg ctgttatTAGCAGGTGCAGTGCGTATAGCGGATAAGGTTGAATGCAGTAAGAGCTCGGTGGTGGTGCACTGCAGTGACGGCTGGGACCGTACGGCTCAGCTCACCTCTCTGGCCATGCTGATGCTGGACTCGTACTACCGCACGCTCAGGGGCTTCCAGGTGCTGATCGAGAAGGAGTGGATCAGCTTCGGACACAAGTTCGCCTCG CGTGTTGGCCATGGAGATGAGAATCACGCCAACTCTGAAAGATCCCCTCTCTTTGTGCAGTTCATCGACTGTGTGTGGCAGATGATGAGACAG tttCCTTCTGCCTTCGAGTTCAATGAGCTTTTCCTCATTACCATCCTGGACCACCTCTACAGCTGCCTGTTTGGTACATTCCTCTACAACAGTGAACAGGAGAGAGTGGAAAAG GAAGTACAGACTAAAACGATATCATTGTGGTCCTACGTTAACAGTCAGCCGGAGGACTTTACTAACCCGTTCTATGTGGACTATAAAAACCAGGTGCTGTATCCACTGGCCAGTCTCAGACATCTGGAGCTCTGGGTGGGTTACTATGTGCGCTGGAACCCACGCATGAGACCACAG
- the mtmr1a gene encoding myotubularin-related protein 1a isoform X2 has protein sequence MEKQACSGSENPAIPPVPRKPRALAVNIAPRQDSSDSVDSPTGSHVEWCKQLIAATISSQISSSAIPEIVNRDCKSQDSREEHSYEGDSDTELPPHALQAFKDMQRPVPMDEVPLVPGESIKITAKDVMYICPFTGAVTGTLTITDYKLYFMSLERDHPFVLNVNLGAISRLETISVQSHGENTQGMEIVCKDMRSPRFAYKKEEQSKLEIVETLTKCAFPLFNDLPLFAFQYTEKYLVEGWKVYDPVSEYKRMGLPNESWTISKINSNYEVCDTYPALLVIPTSIKDDELKRVAAFRAKHRIPVLSWIHPESQATIVRCSQPLVGPSDRRCKEDERYLQTIMDANAQSHKLSIFDARQNSVADTNKAKDGGYESESFYPNAELNFLDIPNIHVMRESLRKLKEVVYPTINEPHWHSAVDATHWLEYIRLLLAGAVRIADKVECSKSSVVVHCSDGWDRTAQLTSLAMLMLDSYYRTLRGFQVLIEKEWISFGHKFASRVGHGDENHANSERSPLFVQFIDCVWQMMRQFPSAFEFNELFLITILDHLYSCLFGTFLYNSEQERVEKEVQTKTISLWSYVNSQPEDFTNPFYVDYKNQVLYPLASLRHLELWVGYYVRWNPRMRPQMPVHQNLKELLFLRAELQKKVEELQREATSSRSISSSEHASSSSHGGTPLHTAV, from the exons ATGGAGAAACAGGCGTGTTCTGGCTCCGAGAATCCCGCGATACCGCCGGTTCCGAGGAAGCCGCGGGCTCTGGCAGTAAACATCGCGCCTCGACAAGACAGCAGCGACTCGGTGGACAG ccCCACAGGCTCTCATGTTGAATGGTGTAAACAGCTGATTGCTGCCACAATCTCCAGCCAGATCTCAAGCTCCGCTATTCCTGAGATTGTGAACCGTGACTGCAAG TCTCAGGACTCTAGAGAGGAACATAGCTATGAGGGTGACAGTGACACTGAGCTGCCTCCTCACGCTCTG CAGGCATTTAAAGACATGCAGAGGCCAGTTCCCATGGATGAGGTTCCACTAGTCCCTGGGGAGAGCATTAAAATAACTG CTAAAGATGTGATGTATATCTGTCCGTTCACTGGAGCCGTGACAGGCACGCTCACAATCACCGACTACAAGCTTTACTTCATGAGTCTTGAGAGG GATCATCCCTTTGTGCTGAATGTGAATTTGGGAGCGATAAGCCGGTTGGAGACCATCAGTGTTCAGAGTCATGGGGAGAATACGCAGGGAATGGAGATCGTCTGCAAG GACATGAGGAGTCCTAGGTTTGCCTATAAGAAGGAGGAACAGAGCAAACTGGAAATTGTCGAGACACTTACCAAGTGCGCCTTCCCGCTGTTCAATGATCTG CCCCTGTTTGCTTTCCAATACACGGAAAAGTATCTTGTAGAGGGATGGAAGGTTTATGACCCAGTATCAGAGTACAAGAGAATG GGTCTGCCCAATGAAAGTTGGACTATCAGTAAGATAAACAGTAATTATGAAGTGTGTGACACATATCCTGCACTCCTGGTCATCCCAACTAGTATCAAAGATGACGAGCTTAAAAGAGTGGCGGCTTTCAGGGCCAAGCATCGCATACCG GTCCTCTCTTGGATCCATCCTGAGAGTCAGGCCACGATTGTGCGCTGCAGTCAGCCGCTGGTGGGCCCCTCAGACCGCCGCTGCAAAGAGGACGAGCGCTACCTGCAGACCATCATGGACGCCAACGCACAGTCACACAAGCTGAGCATATTTGACGCAAGGCAGAACAGTGTCGCTGACACTAAtaag GCTAAAGATGGTGGCTATGAGAGCGAAAGTTTCTATCCCAATGCGGAGCTGAATTTCCTGGATATTCCCAACATCCATGTGATGCGGGAGTCTCTGCGCAAGCTGAAGGAGGTGGTCTACCCCACCATAAACGAACCTCACTGGCACTCTGCTGTAGATGCCACGCACTGGCTGGAGTATATcagg ctgttatTAGCAGGTGCAGTGCGTATAGCGGATAAGGTTGAATGCAGTAAGAGCTCGGTGGTGGTGCACTGCAGTGACGGCTGGGACCGTACGGCTCAGCTCACCTCTCTGGCCATGCTGATGCTGGACTCGTACTACCGCACGCTCAGGGGCTTCCAGGTGCTGATCGAGAAGGAGTGGATCAGCTTCGGACACAAGTTCGCCTCG CGTGTTGGCCATGGAGATGAGAATCACGCCAACTCTGAAAGATCCCCTCTCTTTGTGCAGTTCATCGACTGTGTGTGGCAGATGATGAGACAG tttCCTTCTGCCTTCGAGTTCAATGAGCTTTTCCTCATTACCATCCTGGACCACCTCTACAGCTGCCTGTTTGGTACATTCCTCTACAACAGTGAACAGGAGAGAGTGGAAAAG GAAGTACAGACTAAAACGATATCATTGTGGTCCTACGTTAACAGTCAGCCGGAGGACTTTACTAACCCGTTCTATGTGGACTATAAAAACCAGGTGCTGTATCCACTGGCCAGTCTCAGACATCTGGAGCTCTGGGTGGGTTACTATGTGCGCTGGAACCCACGCATGAGACCACAG